One Thunnus maccoyii chromosome 14, fThuMac1.1, whole genome shotgun sequence genomic window carries:
- the LOC121911186 gene encoding zinc finger MYM-type protein 1-like: MKRKGNIHSFFGPKRKAKEIENEQLSKVDGGHEVKGERKDEEGERGEDEVEREGKEMEGKKEDRDELKGEREGQQKRDRVQGQGDQGQEEVTEHSGDYMEGVHHQDEDGENKREDEVQGSERERERSEPSPAISSRAGPHDISKSRCEVPMQPQRGSFPKTLQGGARRSFQSDWYKTYPWLEYSQSNNSAYCFACRHFSLPDAPRTVFTSFEGYCNWKKATMKDSGFHSHARSEGHINAMFAWRENKKNLDKNSSMFGLMDEQNKKQVAENQYYVKTLAEILILTATENIAQRGHRESVDSEKRGVFLSMLDLVGNHNPIIKKRLEQQAKNAKYTSKTIQNEILECLASMVKEEIIQEVKMSKQFSVIVDETKDAQKKEQMSFVLRYFYNGVVHESFLEFEVAEHLHAAALSEKIICFLEKHGLEYKNNLVGQGYDGAAVMRGTHAGVQAKIKEVAKHAFYIHCSAHCLNLVIVDAVKSVADAGNFFSLLEQMYVFMSGSYVHNKWLEVQREMFDGPPRELQQLSDTRWACRHIACRNVMDRLPAIVQVLEEIASENHPQRAVEARGILAQIDLNFAGSLVLFRKVLSDSKFLSDMLQSKTVDYAKAVELIEALKETLVQYRSEASFDEMWSETLDLCQRSNIDTTQRKSKRPRQTTKVLQDTVIHSTLGQHVVPDSKHTFCVSVYYPVLDNMIGEIGRRFSNTNCDIMQGVQALNPSSPTFLREDAVLLLAEAYDSNIEDLKHELHQTRRVLDRKKGENESPTTLMEFTRFLDPYQDVFYELFRLCKIAVVLPVSSASCERSFSSLRLIKTYLRSTMTEKRLSSLAVLSIESKRTKALDLDKFVKRFAEQHGNRRIQLL; encoded by the exons ATGAAGAGGAAAGGTAACATACACAGTTTTTTCGGACCGAAGAGAAAAGCCAAAGAGATTGAAAATGAACAATTGAGCAAGGTAGACGGAGGACATGAggtgaaaggagagagaaaagatgaggaaggagagagaggagaggacgaggtggagagagagggaaaggagatggaaggaaagaaagaagacagagacgagttgaaaggagagagagaagggcaaCAGAAACGCGACAGAGTTCAAGGCCAAGGTGATCAGGGACAGGAGGAGGTGACAGAACACAGCGGAGATTATATGGAGGGAGTGCACCACCAAGATGAGGACGgagaaaataagagagaagATGAAGTACAGGGctcagaaagagaaagggaaaggagTGAACCATCACCAGCTATCTCCAGTCGAGCTGGTCCACATG ACATATCTAAGTCCAGGTGTGAGGTGCCTATGCAACCACAGCGAGGCAGCTTCCCCAAGACCCTCCAAGGAGGAGCCAGAAGAAGCTTTCAAAGTGACTGGTACAAAACTTACCCCTGGCTAGAATATTCGCAATCAAACAATTCAGCTTACTGCTTTGCATGTAGGCATTTTTCCCTACCTGATGCTCCAAGGACAGTTTTCACCTCATTTGAAGGCTACTGCAACTGGAAAAAGGCAACCATGAAAGACAGTGGTTTCCATTCTCATGCAAGATCTGAAGGTCACATAAATGCCATGTTTGCTTggagagagaacaaaaaaaatttgGATAAAAATAGCTCAATGTTTGGGTTAATGGatgagcaaaacaaaaagcaagttGCTGAAAATCAGTACTATGTCAAAACACTTGCTGAAATCTTGATTCTGACAGCAACTGAAAACATAGCTCAGCGGGGTCACAGGGAGTCTGTTGACTCAGAAAAAAGAGGTGTTTTTCTGTCTATGTTAGACTTGGTGGGTAACCATAACcccattattaaaaaaagacttgaacAACAAGCTAAGAATGCAAAATACACCAGTAAAACAATACAGAACGAAATACTGGAATGCTTGGCTTCTATGGTTAAAGAAGAAATCATCCAGGAAGTTAAAATGAGCAAGCAGTTTTCGGTTATTGTTGATGAAACTAAAGATGCTCagaaaaaagagcaaatgtCATTTGTTCTGCGATATTTTTACAATGGTGTGGTTCATGAGAGCTTTCTGGAATTTGAAGTGGCAGAACACCTGCATGCTGCTGCCTTAAGTGAAAAAATTATATGCTTTCTTGAAAAGCATGGGCTAGAGTACAAGAATAACCTTGTAGGCCAGGGCTACGATGGTGCGGCAGTAATGCGTGGGACACATGCAGGTGTCCaggcaaaaataaaagaagtggCCAAACATGCCTTCTACATTCACTGCAGTGCACACTGCTTGAACCTAGTCATAGTTGACGCTGTAAAAAGTGTGGCAGATGCAGGAAACTTCTTTTCATTATTAGAgcaaatgtatgtgtttatgtctggGTCTTATGTGCATAACAAATGGCTGGAAGTGCAACGAGAGATGTTTGATGGCCCACCAAGAGAACTCCAACAGCTGAGTGATACACGCTGGGCCTGTAGACACATAGCATGTCGCAATGTTATGGACAGGTTGCCAGCAATAGTACAAGTGCTTGAAGAGATTGCATCTGAGAACCATCCACAAAGAGCTGTTGAAGCAAGAGGGATATTGGCCCAGATTGATCTGAATTTTGCTGGCTCTCTTGTTCTGTTCAGAAAGGTCCTGAGTGACTCCAAATTTTTATCAGACATGCTCCAGTCTAAAACAGTAGACTATGCTAAGGCTGTTGAACTTATTGAAGCACTCAAAGAGACACTGGTCCAGTACCGTAGTGAAGCCTCTTTTGATGAAATGTGGAGTGAAACACTTGATTTATGTCAACGAAGTAACATTGATACGACTCAGCGAAAATCAAAGAGGCCAAGACAGACAACAAAGGTGCTTCAAGATACTGTCATCCACTCCACCTTGGGACAGCATGTAGTTCCAGATAGCAAACACactttttgtgtctctgtgtactATCCAGTTCTGGATAACATGATTGGAGAAATAGGAAGACGATTTTCCAACACAAATTGTGATATTATGCAGGGTGTTCAGGCACTAAATCCATCAAGTCCAACTTTTCTGAGAGAGGATGCTGTACTGTTATTGGCTGAAGCTTATGACTCCAATATTGAGGATCTCAAACACGAGTTACATCAGACGAGGAGAGTACTTGAtagaaaaaagggggaaaatgaGAGTCCTACCACTCTAATGGAGTTCACTCGGTTTTTGGACCCATACCAGGATGTTTTTTATGAGTTGTTCAGATTGTGTAAAATAGCAGTTGTTTTACCTGTGAGCAGTGCATCCTGTGAACGAAGTTTCTCATCTCTTAGGCTCATTAAGACTTATTTGCGGTCTACTATGACAGAAAAGAGACTATCTAGTTTGGCTGTACTCAGCATTGAATCAAAACGCACAAAAGCATTAGATCTAGATAAATTTGTAAAACGTTTTGCTGAGCAGCATGGAAATCGCCGCATTCAACTGTTATAG
- the LOC121911229 gene encoding GTPase IMAP family member 9-like: MSSSGSDEWRIVLVGKTGVGKSSSGNTILGDEEVFESELSAESVTSDCKKERREVRGRKVAVIDTPGLFDTTLPNEAVLKKARMCIGLSSPGPHAFLVVLQLGRFTEEEKQTVKMIQETFGEDASKYTMVLFTHGDNLKKKTIEEYLSKSKDLTDIVQKCNSRYHVFNNNTDDPSQVSQLLDKIEKMVDENGGSHYTNEMFLRAEEAIEREEERILKESEAERNKELEELKKEHSREMLKLKEEMMKQKHEFEARLAAEKNNTVHKHPDTVVVCVIS; this comes from the coding sequence GTTCTGATGAGTGGAGGATTGTTCTGGTTGGGAAGACGGGAGTGGGGAAGAGTTCATCAGGAAACACCATCTTGGGTGATGAAGAAGTGTTTGAGTCTGAACTGTCTGCAGAGTCCGTCACATCTGAttgcaagaaagaaagaagagaagttCGAGGGCGAAAGGTTGCTGTCATCGACACTCCAGGACTGTTTGATACAACTTTACCCAATGAAGCTGTGTTGAAGAAGGCCAGGATGTGCATCGGTCTGTCTTCTCCTGGTCCACATGCCTTCCTGGTGGTTCTTCAGCTGGGCAGGttcacagaggaggagaaacaaacagtgaaaatgatTCAAGAAACGTTTGGTGAAGATGCTTCTAAATACACGATGGTGCTGTTCACTCATGGAGACAACCTGAAGAAAAAAACCATTGAAGAGTATCTCTCAAAGAGCAAAGACCTGACAGACATCGTCCAGAAGTGTAACAGCCGTTATCACGtcttcaacaacaacacagacgACCCGTCACAAGTCAGTCAGCTTCTGGATAAAATAGAGAAGATGGTTGATGAGAATGGAGGGTCACATTACACCAATGAAATGTTCCTGAGAGCAGAGGAAGCCATCGAGAGGGAGGAAGAACGAATCCTGAAAGAGTCTGAAGCCGAGAGGAACAAAGAGCTGGAGGAACTGAAGAAGGAACACAGCAGAGAAATGTTGAAGTTAAAAGAGgaaatgatgaaacaaaaacatgagttTGAAGCGAGGCTTgcagctgaaaaaaataatactgtaCATAAGCACCCTGATACTGTAGTTGTCTGTGTGATCAGCTGA